Proteins from a genomic interval of Thamnophis elegans isolate rThaEle1 chromosome 2, rThaEle1.pri, whole genome shotgun sequence:
- the EIF4B gene encoding eukaryotic translation initiation factor 4B: MAASAKKKNKKGKTVPLTDFLAEGGGGGGGGGGGGGAPTYIPKPVSWADETDDLEGDVSTTWHSNDDDVYRAPPIDRSILPTAPRAAREPNIDRSRLPKSPPYTAFLGNLPYDVTEESIKDFFRGLNLQISAVRLPREPSNPERLKGFGYAEFEDLDSLLRALSFNEECLGNRRIRVDVADQAQDKDRDDRSFGRDRDRNRDSERFETDWRARPTTDSFDDYPPRRSEDSFGDRFRDRDRYDSDRYRDGPRRDTDRYGGRDRYDDRREYDRGGFDSRSGSGRRAFGSGYRRDDDFRGGGDRYEDRYERRDDRMDRWSSSSRDDYGRDDSRREERGSTQRPKLNLKPRSAPKEEDTSVAPASQSSRAASIFGGAKPVDTAAREREVEERLQKEQEKLQRQLEDDKPRLDRRPRERHPSWRSEENQERSRTGSESSQTGSTTPSVGTGPTGRTSRRRESEKSLENENIGKEDESLSPTSKTPREEKLPLKVMPAPPPKENAWVKRSNSHPARSQSSDSDQHSPTSGSQAVPSEDGVSSKNATRKGDENRPDGGKESVPRGRRGSTGRGPGDGGSRDHWQDLERKESNEEHDSRSASEPKTFEENPVPKFSCASKYAALSVDGDDEAEGEEYAD, from the exons ATGGCGGCCTCAG ctaagaagaagaacaagaaggggAAGACCGTGCCTCTGACGGATTTTCTGgcagagggtggtggtggtggcggcggtggtggcggcggcggtggTGCTCCCACCTATATTCCAAAACCAGTCAGCTGGGCAGATGAAACAGACGACCTGGAAGGAGATG TTTCCACCACCTGGCATAGCAATGATGATGATGTGTACCGAGCCCCTCCGATTGACCGTTCCATCCTGCCTACTGCACCTCGGGCAGCTCGGGAGCCCAATATTGACAGAAGCCGTCTCCCAAAATCACCCCCCTACACTGCCTTTCTAGGAAATTTGCCCTATGATGTAACAGAAGAATCCATTAAGGATTTCTTCAGAGGACTTAAT CTGCAGATAAGTGCTGTTCGTTTGCCCCGAGAGCCTAGTAACCCAGAGAGGTTGAAAGGATTTGGATATGCTGAGTTTGAAGACTTAGACTCCTTGCTCCGTGCCTTGAGCTTCAATGAAGAG TGTCTAGGGAACAGGAGAATACGAGTGGATGTTGCTGATCAAGCTCAGGATAAAG ATAGGGATGATCGTTCTTTTGGCAGAGACCGTGATCGCAACCGGGATTCAGAAAGATTCGAGACTGACTGGAGGGCACGTCCTACTACAGATAGTTTTGATGATTATCCTCCTCGCAGAAGTGAGGATAGCtttggagaca GGTTTCGGGACCGTGATCGCTATGATTCAGACCGGTACCGTGATGGTCCCCGAAGAGATACGGATCGCTATGGAGGCCGAGACCGTTATGATGACCGTAGAGAATATGACAGGGGAG GTTTCGACTCGAGGTCAGGCAGTGGCAGAAGAGCCTTTGGCAGTGGGTACCGCCGGGACGATGATTTCAGGGGTGGCGGTGACCGCTATGAGGACCGTTACGAGAGGCGGGATGATCGAATGGATAGGTGGAGCAGCAGCTCGCGGGATGACTATGGCAGGGATGACAGCCGGCGGGAAGAGAGAG gTTCTACTCAGAGGCCAAAGCTGAATTTGAAGCCCCGGAGTGCTCCCAAGGAAGAAGATACGTCTGTAGCCCCTGCGAGTCAGTCTAGCCGTGCGGCGTCTATCTTTGGAGGAGCCAAGCCTGTGGACACGGCTGCAAGAGAGCGTGAAGTGGAAGAAAGGCTCCAGAAGGAGCAAGAGAAGTTGCAGCGCCAACTGGAAGACGATAAGCCCAGGCTAGACAGGCGGCCCCGGGAACG GCACCCCAGCTGGCGTAGTGAAGAAAATCAAGAGCGGTCAAGGACAGGAAGTGAATCTTCACAGACTGGCAGCACAACCCCTTCTGTGGGAACTGGCCCAACAGGAAGAA CTTCACGAAGGAGGGAGAGTGAGAAGTCATTGGAAAATGAAAACATCGGCAAAGAGGATGAAAGTCTTTCTCCAACCTCCAAGACCCCTAGAGAAGAGAAGCTTCCTTTGAAAGTAATGCCAGCTCCTCCTCCTAAAGAAAATGCCTGGGTGAAACGAAGCAACTCGCACCCAGCACGCTCGCAGAGCTCTGACTCCGATCAGCATTCCCCAACAAG TGGCAGTCAAGCTGTGCCATCTGAAGATGGAGTATCCTCCAAAAATGCCACACGAAAAG GAGATGAAAACAGACCTGATGGGGGAAAGGAGAGTGTTCCAAGGGGCCGAAGAGGGAGCACTGGCCGTGGTCCTGGGGACGGAGGCAGCAGAGACCATTGGCAAGATCTGGAacg GAAAGAAAGCAACGAGGAGCATGACTCGAGATCTGCATCTGAGCCAAAGACATTTGAAGAGAACCCTGTCCCC aaatttaGCTGTGCTAGCAAGTATGCTGCTTTGTCAGTGGATGGTGATGACGAAGCTGAAGGAGAAGAATATGCTGACTAA